Part of the Methanomassiliicoccus sp. genome is shown below.
GTTCTGAACCTATTCTATCGCACTGATCCAGAGCGCTCTTGGATGTAGCTCCTGCTCTTCCACGGAGACCAGTCCTTGAAAAAATCGAAAAAGTAGCCTGGGCGATGCCATATCGGGAATCCATAGGGGCATCAGCGGGAAAACAAAAAGATATTAAAGGCATCTAGCATTATCGGAGAAGATGGATTATACATCCAACGTAGCTTGATGGTCGGACTTATGGTACTATTTCACCAAATACCGGCACTCAGGCCAGATAGGGATTCAAGGAGGATAATATGCATATAATGGAAGGTTTCTTGCCCGTGGAATGGGCAGTGTTCTGGTTTGCGATCTCCATACCTGTCATTGCTTGGGGATTCCTCAAAATAAGGAGATTGTTCTCGGAAAATCCTGAGCTTAAGATGAGCATCGCCATATCTGGGGCCTTCATCTTCGCACTGTCATCTCTGAAGCTTCCGTCGGTCACAGGATCATCATCACATCCTACAGGGACTGGAGCGTCCACTATTCTGCATGGAGTGGCCGTTACCTCGGTCCTTTCCATAATCGTCCTACTGTTCCAAGCAATACTGCTGGCTCACGGAGGTCTGACCACCCTAGGAGCGAACGTATTCTCCATGGGGATCGCAGGGCCCTTCGTGGGATGGTTAGCATACAAAGGTATGCAGAGGGCGAAGGTGAGTATGTTGCCGACCGTTTTTATTACCGCTTTACTCGCAAACCTTGCGACATATGTTGTCACAGCTCTCCAGCTGGCTCTGGCATATCCTACCGCGGGGAGCGTGATCACCTCGTTCACGACCTTCTTCGAGATATTTGCGGTCACTCAGGTCCCGTTGGCCGTGGCCGAGGGGGTTCTCTTCGCGATGTTCTTCGATTACCTTGCCAGGACCAGGCCCGACCTACTCAAAGGTAAGCTTCACATCAAGGATAAGGTACGGGGGGTCGCCGATAAAACCGTGGAGGCGCGTACATGAAGCCTGTTCACTGGTACATGCTGGGGTTCGCGTTCATTATGGCTATCTGTATATCGGCCTTCATCATATCGCCCAATGCCGAGTTCGGTGGCGCCGATGGACAGGGGGAGGAACAGATCTCAGAAATCGATCCTGATTATCAGCCATGGTTCGAGAGCCTCTGGTCCCCGCCTGGGGAGACCGAGAGCCTGCTTTTCGCCACACAGGCGGCGATAGGCGCTTCCATAATCGGCTGGTTCATCGGGAACGAGCATGGGAAACGGTCAGTCAAAAAGAGCGAGGAGGCATCCCTTGGCAAGGTCGAGGGGAAGCCTGGTAGCCAGGAATTGTCCCCGAGAGCGGGTGGAGGGGAGAATTAGAATCTGGCTTCATGCTCTGCGATAGGCGGTCCATGCAGATCGAAGGGCTTGGAAGGGTAATATTTACGATCACGAGGACAACGAGAACAGGACCATCGACCAAGGTCCCGTCCTGGTCGTTCTCAACCCTATTCTAAAGCCTCCTTTCTCGGCTGGTCGAAAGAATGAGGTAGAAGGGATCGGACAAAGACCTAATGAACAGGTTCGCCTATAAACCGATGATCATGAGAATGAGGGACCTGATGCCGCGCCTTTCCATGTCGATTGGCAGAATGGGAATGGATATCATGAATGGCCATCTCCAGGGAACTGCGTTCTGAAGGTGAGGAACATGAACATACCAAGGATAGTGATAGCTGGGGAGAGGAGCGGAGTAGGGAAATCCACCATCACCGTGGGCATCCTCCTGGCCTTGAAGGCCAGAGGCCTGGAGCCACAGCCGTTCAAGACCGGCCCTGACTTCCTGGACCCCATGCACCACAGCCTGGTCCTGGGAAAGCCCTCGCGCAACTTGGACACCTGGATGTTCAAGGACAAGGTGTTCTCCTCGTTCCTACGAGGCTCCCATGGATCGGACATTTCTGTTATTGAGGGGGTGATGGGACTGTACGATGGCGTTGACGGAAGGTCCGAGGAGGGATCCACATCTCACCTGGCAAAAAGGCTCGGAGCCCCTGTCATCCTCATCGTCGATGCCTCGTCCTCCGCCCGCTCCGCCGGTGCGGTGGCGCTAGGCTTCCGGGAATATGATCCGGGAGTCAACATCGGAGGCGTGATCTTCAACAATGTCGCCGGCCCGCAGCATCTGGATATGGTTCGCGATTCTCTAAGGGGCATGCAGTGCTTGGGCGGCATTCCCCATGACGCCCTGGCCGAGCTGTCGTCCCGCCATCTCGGCCTCGTCCCCGCCACCGAGGATCCCAATATGGAGAGGTATGACCGCATCCAGAGGATGATCGAGGAAAACGTGGACA
Proteins encoded:
- a CDS encoding energy-coupling factor ABC transporter permease, whose amino-acid sequence is MHIMEGFLPVEWAVFWFAISIPVIAWGFLKIRRLFSENPELKMSIAISGAFIFALSSLKLPSVTGSSSHPTGTGASTILHGVAVTSVLSIIVLLFQAILLAHGGLTTLGANVFSMGIAGPFVGWLAYKGMQRAKVSMLPTVFITALLANLATYVVTALQLALAYPTAGSVITSFTTFFEIFAVTQVPLAVAEGVLFAMFFDYLARTRPDLLKGKLHIKDKVRGVADKTVEART
- a CDS encoding energy-coupling factor ABC transporter substrate-binding protein, coding for MKPVHWYMLGFAFIMAICISAFIISPNAEFGGADGQGEEQISEIDPDYQPWFESLWSPPGETESLLFATQAAIGASIIGWFIGNEHGKRSVKKSEEASLGKVEGKPGSQELSPRAGGGEN
- a CDS encoding cobyrinate a,c-diamide synthase — its product is MNIPRIVIAGERSGVGKSTITVGILLALKARGLEPQPFKTGPDFLDPMHHSLVLGKPSRNLDTWMFKDKVFSSFLRGSHGSDISVIEGVMGLYDGVDGRSEEGSTSHLAKRLGAPVILIVDASSSARSAGAVALGFREYDPGVNIGGVIFNNVAGPQHLDMVRDSLRGMQCLGGIPHDALAELSSRHLGLVPATEDPNMERYDRIQRMIEENVDMDRLVDIAHSAPDVCPPRSRRRHTRPPRCRIGLAQDEAFNFYYADNIDRLRSLGAEVVPFSPIRDELPDVDGLYFGGGYPEVFAPQLEAASGMRHAVKKAATSGMPIYAECGGMMYFCDAVSDGQGGKRRMCGVFDAEVEMTERLQAIGYVEVRALKDNVLSRSGWGTRGHEFHFSKVSCLGEKEFAYEML